The region CGGGCGAGCGGCCGTACGCATGTCGGTTCTGCTGGAAAGCGTTCGCCGACGGTGGTACGCTGCGCAAACACGAACGGATCCATACGGGCGAGAAACCGTACGGTTGTTCCGTCTGTACCAAGGCGTTCAATCAGCGCGTTGTGCTTCGCGAGCATATCCGAGCCCATCACTCGCAGATCAATATCAAGCGAGGAACGACCGAACAGCCTTACTACTGTGACGCCTGTGGTGATCTCTTTGTTACGTCGAACGAGCTCGTGCAGCATCTCATCGAGCACAGCGATAAGATAACCGCGGACAAACGAAAGCCACAGATCTTCCCGCGTAAGTACAAACGGCGTCGGAAACTGAAACCGCAAGAGCTGGAACGGTTACAGAGCGGCAGACGCAAGAAAAAATCTTcgacagccaccaccaccaccactaccaacagGAGCACTAGCCAGGAGGAGtttgatgaggatgatgcgcAAGACGCAGCTACTGGGAAACGATCACAAGTACCAGAGGATAGTAATGGGCGGTTCGATCATGACGAGGATACTGACTCAAGCATGGAACACCGTTCGGACACCACCAGTGCTAACAATTCCCTGGACAATGGCGACGGATCGATGAAAATATCTAGCGAACTGTTCCTAGGCTATGGTGGTTCCGTTCAGAAAGTGATTGCCTCACCGAAATTCATCTCGCCTTATGAGTTGCTCGACAATGCCCAAAAGGAAGCTGATCAGTTGACCActaaaccatcatcacacacGCTAGTGCCGGTACCGAATGTTGGCGTGGATGGAGAGATGATCATCATGGACGATCACGGCATTAACCTGCTAAGCGAAGTGGTGCTCGTCCATGGAGTAAACAACAATCATGACGGGTCGAAAAAGGGGGGTACGGCGGAGGCGAAGCAACTGGCCCCTAGTTCTATGTCACGAACGACAAGCAGCCACGTGAAATCAAAACgtacctcatcatcatcgtcgacgtcgacgaaaGACAGCGGGAATAAGAAACAGGTACACTCTTCTGTTTGCTCCCCAACCAAAGATGGTTTCTCGTCCCCCTTCAAGAGTGTGACAGGGAATGGAAATCGTACTATTCCAACCGCGACGGCGTCCGCTACGAACAGCATGGCAACATTTCCAGTCCTGGCGAGCAGCATATTGCATGGCTCTCGCGTCCTGCCTTCGTATGTTCGGGAAATTTCGTCCTCTAGAATCTCTTCCGGGAGTTTCCCTCTGCTAGACGATGGCAAAAGTGCGCACGATACACTGGAAGATGAGGAGGCGCTGATTGGCGAGCAAAGCATCGATCACGCGACGACGGATGGACGAGGAGGTGCTGTTGGCAGTGAAGAGCGTCGCAGGCGGCGACGGCACTTTTCGTCGACAAGCAGTTGCTATGACCACGGCACGGTACACGATGAGGACGAGCTTACTGAACTGAATCAAAGACTGCTGAGCGAGATATCAAACAGAGATCGCTACACCGATCGCTACAATAGCGACATCGTGAACGATCTAGCGGAAATACTGCGTTCGCCTGTTAAAACTGTGCCAATCAACGAGCCACCACGCGACATACTGGCCACACCGACTGCCCAGCGTGCCCTACACTTCTACGATGGAAACCCCGCCGCAAATGTTTCCAATGTGGATGCGCTACTACCCCTGGATGACTTGAACCTGGAAACTGTGGATGACGACATTCATCACACGTCGCGGGTTGAGAAGAGGAAATCAGCCAATCGTCGGCGTAACAACAGTAAGAACCCTCAATCGTCaaagcaacaaacgaaaaaagctTCGTCCCCGCTACGTATTCCGCGGCTAACAAGGCGCCAGTTAGAGAAGGAGATTAACTTTTTAAAGGAAGCTTTTGAAGGTGGCgaatcctccaccaccggcgtGACGGATTCTCTGCCAGTCGAGACCGTTCGAAGACTTAGTAGAGATAGTTTTGCCATCGGTGAAGACAAATCTTTGCATCGGGTTCGACAGAACACTAAAACGAATGCGTCCGTGGAGTTGGCCACAATGCTGCTCAACGATCAGATTCCTACCACCAGCAATAGCGTGCAGCAGCGTGGTGAAAAGCAGGGAAAGCAGGACTGCGCCGCGACCATGGATCGCAGTGCGGTTACCATCGTCAAACAGGAGGCGGTCGAATATAGCGATGACAAtgataacgacgacgatatgtttggtggttttgccTCCGACGTCGGGCAGGAAGCGAGCGATGGCGAATCGACGGACCTTCAATCGGCTACTACCTCGTCGTTTGCCGGTTTTCGATGCTCGATTTGTGACGAGTGTTTCGAGGAGCGGAAACAACTTATGCGACACGTTCAGCTGCACATCTAAGCTCGTAGTGTCTGGCATTACATACATTGTTATACGTGTGTTCTCCACGTAAAGGAACTTAAATTTGAACTGTTCATTTGTACTTGCTATTAACTATTATCGCGCAAGAATACAATAAAGCTGAAAAGGAGATAGATTCTCCTGCGGATCGTTGAATGAAATGTGTTACTGTTTGCTCCTTTATCGATGGGTTTTTCTAATCCTTTGCACAGTCAGCGTGAGCGTTCAGTTTCTTCTAGGAAGCTGACAAGGGATTTCGTACATGTCTTAACAGTTTGCTAATGCTACCAGCGAAGGGGTGAAAGGATGAATCAAAGGTTGCGTGTGTGACCCAGAAATCATTCACCTTGTGTCGGGGGATTGTCTTGTCGTTCTTCGAATCAAATCAGCTGTATTGATTGCATTCACAGTGCCACCAGCCCGCTACTAGTAGGGTTATGTCTCTTGAACAATTACACCAGCCCGTGACGATGTTCCTGAGAAACCCTAACCATAAAttgtcttcgattttcaccaGACTGCTGCGCCTCTTTACGCAACTGGAGACCACGCAAACGAGCCCTGAACCCTGAAACCGCTTACTTACATTTGGTTGTTAATTTCCACAAACTCCACATCGCTGGATTCGTTTAGCATGGGactgtcctcctcctctttaGCTTCCATCGCCTCGTCACTGCAATCCTTTTCCGGCTGATCATCGATCGTTATAATATCATCCGTTTCGGAATCGTTCACTAAATCGATCACAACGTCTGACATTTTTGAGTCCGCCCTCCAGGGAGTCTGTTTCTTTCGGTCACCAAAAATTTAACCAGCAGACCGAACCGCACCAATCAGCTGAAACCCACAACACTCGCGCGgcgaaaaatgcgaaaatgtTCTACTTCAATTATGTTTAGGGGCCGTGTAAAAACCACACAGACGGTGGAAGACGGTGGAAAACGGTGGGTACGGCGGGCAGGTCGGGTAGAAGGTGGATAGCCTGAGTGGGTCCAGAACCAGGATTTTACAAGTTTCTATCTTTTTCGGGTAATCGATGCAGTTAGGAATTTTGTTATTCCAGGATGCCCTCCGAATGCATAGGTACGGAAATGATACGGATCAAACTCGATACCTTCGTGAAATTTCGGATTATTTTTTACCTCCACAAGTTCGAAAATGCGAGCAAGGTAGCCGACTTGCAGGTATAAACACTTGCAAGTGTGCGTGAACGCCAAAATGTGAAGCAATGTGTGCGTAATGTCGTAGGTTTCGTcggaatcgatttttctcGTCTTTTCTTTCGCAAAACTGTTCTCGGTGAGTCATGACGTGTTCCGTAGCTTCGGTGATTTCTGGTTCCTGCGCTTCAATCATTTGGCACTGAGGCAGAAAATTTCCCAACCCTTTTTTCTGCGGCCAAAGAGtgtttcctcgttttccttctGATTACTGCTACCGCTGATTGTCTCGTCCGATTGGCGTGGCATCGATCGGTTTCAATATTAGCGGATTTTGCGGGCGCCAGCAAGTTTTCGCTGCGGGTAAAATAATTTTCAGCCTTTTTGTCGGATTGGGACTGGTCCGCCATCTTGCCAACGCGGAAAGGAAAAGTAAAATCGTGGAGATAGGCGCGACCAGAGAGGCCAGCTAGCTCGTTGCACCGTGGCCGCAGATAtctgtttctatttttgcTCATTTAGATTCCCCGATGTGTGCTGCTACCAGTTCTCGGTTTCTTCGATTTGACTAAATAATagagtaaaagaaaaagatcgaTAAAAATATACTTTGTCTGTAAAGTGGTCTCGATTTATCCTATCCTGCCTGCTAACTATCGCAGCCACCgtgttcgtttcgatttttgacgtAACGAAAGCATCAGAGGCAGGAGACTGCAGGCGTAGCCCCAAGGACATTCTAGTGCGTTTGGCTTACGCACCATCTAACCCAAGTTAGAGATTTTCAAAGTGTGGCATGACGTACGCGGTGCCTTTAGAAGTGAGTTTCGTTATGTAAAGTTAGATGCACGGCTGCGTAGAAATTCAGTTCTGAAGTGAAAGTTTCTTTTGTTAAAAACCAATCGAGGACAACCATATTTCGGaatccccttccccctctcATCCTTTTCTTGGTGAAGGGAGAAAATTGAGATAATTGGTGTGAAAATGACGCAGTTTAGCAATACCCCCTGCAAGGTCGATTGATGTGCGTTGGTCGCAGTAGTTGAGAGAGCTGCTGTTGGCGGCGCTAGCTGTCCTCGAAGTCTCCAAACCAGCTACAACCCTTTGGTAACGGCAATCGCTAGCGCCGCGCTTCTCGTGGTGACGGTCGTTGTTGGAGGAATCCGGACCAGACGCCACGAATAGCCTGCCTACAagtgaaaaatgattgaaGCGAAAACCAGCTATGAAATAGCCGATAGGAAACGTAAAGTGAAGCGCAAAATTAGTGTCGGTGTTCTAAAGTagtattttacattttacagcGTCAGGATAATAGTGAGCTACCATGTAAACTACGCTCGTGGCGTAAACGCATTTTCGTGAGAAACGTGGCAGTTGTAAAAGCGCAAGAAAACGTGAAAAGAACTAAAGCATTTCGCAAATCCGTGCATTGCTCTGCAATAAATCAGTTTCGGGCAACACGGACGCAGTTGCAAGGCATCAAAATGGTAAGTTGTGTTGGATGCACATTGCACTATCATTGCTTTTTTACGTGAAAAATATCAGCGAAAAACTCATCCATTTATTCGTTCTCTGTAGCCGCGGATAGACCCTATGAAGTTGCTGGTGTGTCTCAGCGTGCTGCTGGCCCCGAACGGAGGAATCCGCACTTCAGCAGAGGTCAAAAGACTTGCCAAGTAAGTAACGAGCAGCTGTTAAATCTATCCCTCCTGCCGGTAGAGTTCGTCGTTAACTGTTGGCTAACCTTTGCatatcctttttattttttcccttttcctcgaACATCAGCTTGATGGCGAAATTTTCCAAGAAATTGGTATCCAAGTGTATATACATACAGATACTGAAGTGCACGGAAACGGAGCTGCTAGGGCAGTTTATGCAAACTGGCGGCTGGTCTCTGGTACACCTGTGGTTGGTCGATGGAGTAACCTCGAAAAACTGGCCCCTAATACAAGAGCTGTTGgagttgctgttgtgctgtcCAGTGGATGTGGAGAGGTTAAAGATCAATACCACACCGCGACTGGTAAAGGCCCTTTCCACCGACAGCGCTCACGAGAGTAAGTACAGAGGGGTACGGGAtgggttttcactttttgcaACATCGGAATCatattcttcttctgtttcgtgGTCTGGGGGATTTTTTTGCTGGACTAGACAGAAATgaacagaaaacaataattaaatTCACCATTCTTACTCatattttgtattttcttccttcccattGTGCGCCACAGGAGTGCGTGTATTGGCATCGAAATTGGTCGAACAGTGGTTATTTATCGTAAAGGCACCAAAGCAACCTTCACCGAGTATTCCATTGAACCCATCCGATGTGCCACTCGGTGATCACTCGGTAATTGATGGTCAGCCAGCGATACTGGGTAGTGGGGTGcaggaagaaacaaacaataatgTTGGATTACTGTCCGAGGCGACACCAACCGGCAATGCCGATGGCAGTGGGTGCCATTTGGTCAATGGTATCGCTGGTATTGCAACAGACGGTGGTTCGACGGAGAAAGATATTGGCAATAAACAGGGGCTGCGGAAGCGGGAGGATGATGTTGACTCAGCGAAGAAATCGTTCCGGGCGGTCGTTGAGCAGGAACCGCACAAGAAAACATCGCTGGTGCTGAAGATAAcgacgaaaaacggaaaacaagtGGTGACGGAAGTGAGAACACCTACTTCAGCGATGAATGGCGATGATGTATTGCACAGAAATGGTACGCAAGCTGAAGATGAtatagaagaggaagaagaggaggacgaggaggatgaagaGGTGGTGGTTAATATTGAATCCGAAAAGCCAAGCAACCAAGGCGAGGATGAAGTGAAAGATGCGAAGAAACATGACCTCGAAAATGGTCGAGAGGGTCGTGAGAGAAGCGGATCGGTCTCTTCTTCGTCCAAGGATCATCGTAGTCATCACTCTAGCCGTGATCGTGAGAAGGATCGAAAAGGAAGCAGTAACAGCGGAAGTCGTTCGTCCTCATCGAAAAgttccagcggcagcagcagcaagagcaaatcctcctccagcagcagtagcagcaagagcagcagctcgagctctAGTCGCGACAAAGATAAGGAACGCCatggtagtagtagcggtagtagtagcaaacacaaaagctcatcctcgtcatcctctAAGtcaagtggcagtggcggctCAAAGagcagtagaagtagtagtgaTAAACACAGAGATCACAAATCGAGCCATTCcggaggtagcagcagcagtaaagaTAATAAAGATTCCAAGAGCACAGTGCAATCGCCCAGTAGCGGCGGTAGCAAATCGTCCATCGCAAATCTTTCGCGCAAAAGCTCGAAAGACGATGGTGGCAACGATAGTGGCTCCGAGACGGGCAGCAATTCGGCCAACAACTCCTCGGCGAATACGTCTGGAGTTGGGGGCAGCAAGAAGGCCTCGATTTCGATTGAAGTCCGTAACCCGGAAAACCGGGTAAAAACGGTAAAAACGTACAATTCCCAGTTCCGTTCGCACGGTCTTATAGAggaagcaccaccgccaccatcgcgcaAAGGACTGAAGAAGCCTTCGTCGAGCACCTCCTCAGCTACCGCACCAACAACGGGCACTGGATCCGCGGCAGTCGCTGGAACGAAACGCCTCTCGCCAGCCCCATCATCGTCGCCCTCGTCGGTCAGGGATGCGGCTGGTGCACCGCTTGAGAAGCGTCTGAAGGAGGACCCGGCTGAACGACCTGGAGCTATTAAGCTCATCGCCCCAAAACGCCAACGTAAGTTCCACTGTAATGTGGCTCCGGTTAACCGGGTGTCGTCTCTTTTCTATTATTTCTTTTCAGTCATCAAGCGAGCCGCCGTCCTGGAGTTGCTGTGGTCGTATGGAAGTTGATGTGCATTGCGGGACACAGGTGCCGTCGCCTCCGgtcgtgtgtggtgtgtgggaTGCGCAGTGGCACACAGATTTCAAGCTTTACACTACTCCTTACACCATCTCTTTGTCCTTTATTGATGTTGTGcgttgttcgattgttttatATATGCGCCATATTGCTAACCTTAGTAAGTGTAATGAGGCCGCTAACTGTAGTGGTCCTAATACGAATCAACAACGCGCCTGTTTGAAGGAAGAACAGGCAGTACAACAGACGCGCTCCTTCGGGATGGAACGAGTGATGAGGTATGCTTCTCGAGACTGGAATGGATTCAAACTCCCAAAAAGTATCTCGGCGCGTACTCAATCAACCAACGGACAAAACGAATATCTAGGTGATTTATCTACAATGCGCCTTCCGTCCGGCTGGTTCTCTTGTGCTGTGCAACGtcaacattttgttttgttattatcGCAAATTCTGCTGTACAAGGGTTCGTTTTACGGCATTgtttgtcttgtttttttttttttattattggaCCTCACTTCCTTTCGATCCAAATGTTTATTTTCCATAACCCACTACCATTCCCTCCAAATCCTTTAGATAGTAACGTTGTTCGGGCGCAAATGTCAAGCAGAAAGATCCTGGGTTAAACACCGAAACACCATAAGAATTGTGATTCTCTTCGTATCGCGTGTAGTATGATTACCACCGATAGTAAGACATCCGTCTATTTATTGTGTTCTTTCTCCCCAACCACGCCAAAAAGACTACTCTTGTCGAATGGCTATCACGACGATGAAGCTGTGTTCAGTATGTTTTCTCCCGTCCCTCTCTACCTACCAGCGCCACATTTTCTTGCATCAAAACATTAATACACACTTGCAATCCGTACTTAATTCTGCATGGTGGCGATGACTAGAGATGCTACAGAGCGATGGGAGGTTGA is a window of Anopheles aquasalis chromosome 2, idAnoAquaMG_Q_19, whole genome shotgun sequence DNA encoding:
- the LOC126580861 gene encoding uncharacterized protein LOC126580861, giving the protein MDSRFSPASAGGSLKIINIGASTSASGSGGGGRVVHSTATIARDSFPHQPGGQTFTIANEPILLQLHDGKQYLVDESSISNIDQMPPENLIYMNPTTTAAATAVIDGGDGSFETTEEQLVQLVACEEMTETSRPLQSNDSPGGNGNQEQQQQYKECEELVMEEVITDDWVQSQDDECVTVSIDQLGGSTVGGGAPLEDDISVPLDQDKYTLSRPFPCDFCSRRFRKMSSLEQHLLCHSNVRLHTCNLCNTHFEKRSDLTAHLQQHAFLSNENDESFTSDHGGDYDTIIARANQQYRSHRSSDDDDTAMYIENAGMGYNAQPPMQLISTSPAYGSTHASPNRSLLHGAGPSTTGPSKSFTDQQSLRSKQARSPRSGRSARPYIKQEPGTTLPSYPTQDNVSPSVPFPVKDPRKPFVCQQCGVGFAREKALDSHARIHGGESKIECSMCGEMFWNRTQLQSHVRQRHPEGEQKGTRKRKAPAVATHNTKASTSSAASRGHAFDIDAPQADDFDLLLDPQYDCDNCGASFAQPDRLKRHIQQMHGLAPIGYDASNVKQEVNVDTSTGYDYQQQPEEDDEEEMDSDDDYSEDRTMALDKSSVYEGQLSALETELAVPIKCQLCGETFQSDHEIKQHLQEQHMEQLTPTSCMICGKRCTNQASLIKHSWDHSRVRRHCCPQCDKTFHHKARLKRHMESHRNKSVKCEQCGESFPDGRSLMNHRHSHTKSSKFPCTECGKTFGSRSSQQIHIRIHTGERPYACRFCWKAFADGGTLRKHERIHTGEKPYGCSVCTKAFNQRVVLREHIRAHHSQINIKRGTTEQPYYCDACGDLFVTSNELVQHLIEHSDKITADKRKPQIFPRKYKRRRKLKPQELERLQSGRRKKKSSTATTTTTTNRSTSQEEFDEDDAQDAATGKRSQVPEDSNGRFDHDEDTDSSMEHRSDTTSANNSLDNGDGSMKISSELFLGYGGSVQKVIASPKFISPYELLDNAQKEADQLTTKPSSHTLVPVPNVGVDGEMIIMDDHGINLLSEVVLVHGVNNNHDGSKKGGTAEAKQLAPSSMSRTTSSHVKSKRTSSSSSTSTKDSGNKKQVHSSVCSPTKDGFSSPFKSVTGNGNRTIPTATASATNSMATFPVLASSILHGSRVLPSYVREISSSRISSGSFPLLDDGKSAHDTLEDEEALIGEQSIDHATTDGRGGAVGSEERRRRRRHFSSTSSCYDHGTVHDEDELTELNQRLLSEISNRDRYTDRYNSDIVNDLAEILRSPVKTVPINEPPRDILATPTAQRALHFYDGNPAANVSNVDALLPLDDLNLETVDDDIHHTSRVEKRKSANRRRNNSKNPQSSKQQTKKASSPLRIPRLTRRQLEKEINFLKEAFEGGESSTTGVTDSLPVETVRRLSRDSFAIGEDKSLHRVRQNTKTNASVELATMLLNDQIPTTSNSVQQRGEKQGKQDCAATMDRSAVTIVKQEAVEYSDDNDNDDDMFGGFASDVGQEASDGESTDLQSATTSSFAGFRCSICDECFEERKQLMRHVQLHI